Within the Acidimicrobiia bacterium genome, the region GCGTCGTCGGCCCCGGAAGCGGGAATCGTGAGCGATTCCCGCTCGGAGTACGAGCGCGTCGCCGACGCGACCGAGCGCGCGCTCGCGGGCAACCTCGCGAAGGGCGCCGGCAAGCTCGCGGAGCAGGGCAAGCGGTTCGTGCGCGACCGCCTCGCGCTGCTGCTCGACGAGGGGTCGTTCGTCGAG harbors:
- a CDS encoding acyl-CoA carboxylase subunit beta yields the protein MSDSRSEYERVADATERALAGNLAKGAGKLAEQGKRFVRDRLALLLDEGSFVE